GCCGACCGCCGAGGGCGGGCACCGCGACACCCTGGTTTTGACCTTCCGGTCTGCAAATTTTCAGAGCAGTTAGAAGATTCACCACAAGGAGACACCATGGAACTACTCAACCACGACCTGGCCCATGAATTCCCGCAGCTCATCGGCAAGATGCGCAGCCTGAAGCTCAGCAGCTCGCGTTTTTTGCACCTGTTCAATGACTACGATGCCGTCAACAACGCCATCACCAAGATCGAACAGGACGGCGGCGCGATTGCCGACGAGGCGATGGAAAACATGAAAAAGAAGCGCCTGAAG
This sequence is a window from Rhodoferax sp. WC2427. Protein-coding genes within it:
- a CDS encoding YdcH family protein; translation: MELLNHDLAHEFPQLIGKMRSLKLSSSRFLHLFNDYDAVNNAITKIEQDGGAIADEAMENMKKKRLKIKDDIYQMLIAG